TCACATCCCCATCGGACAGCGCCAACCGGTCCGGCAAATCCAATGCAAACCGGTAACTGCCCAACAACCCCACCGGACCACCATCAGTGAACATCACCCGCCCATGGCGCTCCATCACCGCCAACCGCGGCTGAGGAATAGGCCCATCGTTAGCGAACACGACCTCAACATCCACACCCGCGTCCCGCGCGAACGCCGCAGCCCGCACAAACGAAGCAACCACCACATCCTTACTGAAATAGCTCGGACGCTCCTTATCGTTCTCGCCGCCATATGACCGCAGAACCAGGCATAACCTCATCGAAAGCTCCCTTACGCACACGCCCTCGTCCATCCGATAAGCGCCAGTCACCGGAAGGCTACGTCCTGTGCCTGCACTCAAGCTCGACACATACCCTCACCCAGGCCTGACTTCAGTCAGAATTCAGTCAACAAGCCCCTGCAACCACGCAGACTCATTCGTCAACCGATTCAGCAACCCAGTCAAAGCAACCGACAACCGGTTTTCCCCCGCCTCACGACCATCACGATCCCAATGCGCCGAGGCCGTAGCCGCCTGAGCTTGCCTAGCCAACGCTGTTTCTCCGGCCAACCTCACCGCAAACAGCCCAACTCGCCCATCCAACGACTCCCTACCAGCAGCAGCGATCTCGGCAGCGGCGCCCCGCACCACAGCCCGAGTGCCAGCCGGGTCTTCCTCCAAAGCCTGCACAAACGCAGCCCTATCCAACGCGACACGTCGCCGCGCTACCCCCACCACATCACGGCCTTGAATATCTGCCTCATCGAGAGCGACCACGCCGCTAGTTGGTACAGAAACCCCAGGGATAGCAGCGAGGCCAGCTGAAATTGCCTGAACAAGCTCACTGACTTTCGGGTTATCAGCGAAAGCAGACAGCGATTTGGCCGTCGGGTCGCTCGAGGTAGTACTATGCGCCGACGCTGCCTCTGCCTCAGGAACAGCAGAAGCACCTACTGCCCCAGCAGCTGCACCCGCCGCCTCTGGCTGTGCAGGAACCGCGCTGAAGAACCCTACCGGTGGATCTGCCCCATACGCCGCCGCTAGTTTTCCTGCTTGCCGGGCCTGCATCCGAACGGCATCAATAACGGATGCCTCCCCCATCGGCGCTAGCTCCTCCTGCGCAGGGACCTGTCCAACAGCAGGCTGAGGCACCTCTATATCTGGCGTAATCGCCACACCCGCAGTGCCATACATCCCCGCCTGCACCACCCCATCAACCTTGCTGACAAGATGCTCCATCGCATCAGCAGCGGCCTCCAGGTCAGGGGAAAGGAGCAGCGTGACACGTTCCCCTGCTGCAGCCCGACTCAAGCTCATGGTGAGCCCCGGCACCGGCCCCTGCACCGTTGAGGTGTTCGATACCGCGCTCCACGCAAGCCCCGGCGTGTTCGACATCACCAAGGTTTCTGTGCGCGGGGCAAACCAGTCGAGACCGCCCAGGGCCTCACTACCTGGACCAGCACCAGCTGACAACGAGACGCGCGGCATCCCCACCGCCGACTCAACCACCAAATGCACGTATCCGTCTGCGACGGTGCGAGCCGAGGTCTCCACCGGCAGTCCCGCAGCATCAGCTAGACCGTTCATCACCCCAGCCAGATTCTCAATAGTCACCGGTGGTGGCACCGTTGCTGAAACCTGACCCAAATCCTGCGCACCGGTGGCATCACCTTGCCCACCAGGCATGGTCATACCAACCATCAACGGCTGCCCACCAGAAAGATCAAACGCTGCGGGCACGCCCATGCGACTAATCGCCACCTCCCCCCGCGCAACCTCAATAACGTTGAGCTCCAGTGATAGCGGCGTGGTCAAAATGTCGAGGTCAGGCCATGTTGAAGAAATCCCACCCTCGGCAACTGGACCAGTAGGCCCTGATGAGCCTTCCGGCACCGGTTCAGCAGGCCAGGGCGTGTTCACCCGCACCAACGCCGGATCTGATGAGGCCACATGCACCGGAATGAACGGGGCAGTAGCCAACGAAGCCGCTGAAGCTGTCGCCGCTTGCACCTGGCTCTGCAAAGCTTGCAGATCACTCACCCCGGTCTGCGCCGCCTCAGCAATAAGCTGCGCTGGACCAGTCACCCCTGAAGCTGACGCCGTAGCCATAACCGCTGCATAGAACGATGCTGGCGGCCCAGCGGTAATCGCTGTTACTGCCGTGGCGACATCATGCTGCAGGGCCATCTCTTGAGCGTTCTGCTTCACAGATGCCGCGACATGTTCAAGGAGGTCAGCTGCCGTCGGGATCGACGTGCTAGCTGATACGTCAAGGTCAGACAAATCCTGGGGCAGTGCCGGAATAGCTGTATCTCCCAGATACGCCTCAGCACGTGCAACCGTAGCGATCGCGGCAATCGTTCGCGTTACCTCCGGCAAGGTTTTCGAAACTGCTTCTAGGTGCCCCGCAACCGTCCCACCGATGTTGGCCTGCCGCCCTGAAGGCCAGACAATTTTCGGCACAGATTGGTTTGATTCTTCGACTGCATCAGGCTGATCCGAAGCGTCACCAGGAACAAGAGCCAGCGCAGAGCTTCTGTTACGTTCCACAACGCTGTGCCCATCTAGCTCCACATAAACAGTGCCATCTGGCTGAATTCGACCAATTGCCCCTGTTGTTCGCGTCAGCGTAGTCATCGCGTCAAGAGTCTCTTGGGTGGGGTCAACCCCTGGGCGTGCTGTGGCGTTGGCTGCGGCGATAGTGCGGGCTGCCAAATTCGCTAAATCGATATCCGACACAGCGGCGTCAACTTCTAAAGCACGAGAAGCAGCCAATCCCGTTCGAATGGCATCAAGGCGTTCCATGAGCGCTGCACGTTCAGCCCGCTCAACCTGGTCGCTAAGGAGAGCACGCCGACGATTGGTGCTTTCCTCATCCCGGCTACGCGCCGCTACGGCGTCAGCATTCTCTGTTTCCTGCGCTGCCGCAGAGTTGCCTGTCTCATCGATTACCGAGGCAACGCCTTCATAGGTCGCCCGATTAACAGCAGCGCGAGCCTGCGCGGCACGGGCAGCAGCGGTACGTTCATCATCAGGGCCGCTACGTGTGGAGTCTGGGACACGATCGGCGCGATCAGCAGCGTGTCGGCGCTCGTCACGGCGCGCCGCAACTGAAGGCATCTTCTCGATTGCTTCAGCCACCGATGCTCCCTGCATATTGCGAACTCGGGCGCGAGCGAGGTCGATATCAGAAGCACTTGGCCCCTCGCCCATACGACGTGGGTATCCACCGAGATAGGTGTCCGCTGAAGGCGGGAGGGCTGCTGAAGTCGTCATCGCACTCATCCATGAGTTGTCGTGGCCGGGCTCAGATTCAGACGCGAAGCGACGATCTGTCCCCTCTACAGCTTCCTCATCGACCAAGGTAGGGCGTGCTGTAGCTGATCTGCCGATTAGCTACAGCACGCCCTACCTCGTAAGCACAGTTGACGTGGACGAGAGTCAGTAACAGCTCACTGCCCCAGCGGCAGCATGCTGCTCGGCAATCCATTGCGCAGCTCGCTCAATTGAGTGCATATCTGACTGGCTGCTTGACCACGCGCGTCTTCGTCAGCGTGCGCCGCGAAATGGTCGTAAATCACCGCGGTGATCACCTGCATCACTGCTGCCGGGGTAGCTGCGCAAGACTCTTCTAGCGCTGGCACTGTGTCCCGGTGTGTTGGGTCGCTGGCAGCCACGCTCGTCGCCAGCTCCCACGCATCCCGGACACAGGCGAGCGCCTGATCGTAGGGCAAGGCTGCCCAGCGTGTGATCAGGCGCTCGAGTTCACCGCGCACGCACTCCGGAACGGGGTCGTGGGGTGGATGGTTCATGTCAGTCGCGGCCTTGTAGCTGAGCGATCAGGCGCAGCAGTTCGAGGTAGAGCCAGATCACCGTGACCATGAGACCGTGTGCCAAGAGCCAGGAGTACTTCTGCGGCACCTGGGCTGCGACGGCGCGGTCGATGGAGTCGAAGTCCATGGCCAGGGAGTACGCAGCTAGCCCCACGGCGAGCAGGGAAACCCCGATCGCGATTGGGGAGCCGAAGGTGAGTAGGCCTGCGCCTCCGTTAGCTTTGAATGCCCAGGCTGCGATGAGGTTGATGACCCCGAAGATCATGTAGCCGAGGATGGCCATGCCGAAGATGCGGCGGGTGCGGTCAGTGACCTTCACGAAACCGGTTTTCCAGCCGATGAACATCGCTGCGAATACGGCCAGAGTGGCAACGATCGCGGTCGAGACGACCCCGCTGTAGGCAAAAGCGAAGGTGCGGGTGACGACACCAACGAGAAGCCCTTCAAAGGCTGCGTAGGCGATGATGAGCGGGACGCTTACGTTCTGCTTCATCGCGATGATGATGCCTAGAACGAGAGTGACCACGATAGAACCAAGCATCGCGACGCCGCTGAGTTTGACTGGCAGCAGGAAGAACGCCGCTGCGCCGACCGACAGCAGAATGCCGAACAGCAGCAACGACTTCATCACTACGTCGTCAACGGTGAGTTTGTGGCTGGCGGCCGGGGATGCCGCGGGCGTGTCGTACAACGTCTGAAGATCATCAGGCGTCATTTGCCCGTACTGTGGCTGGCTGCCGAATTGTCCGAACGAGCTCGGGGATGCGGGTCCGCGGTTGCCGAAGCCGGCGTACCCGCCTCGGCTCACATCCTTGTCGATGCGGTCGAAGATCGGGTTACTCATGTAAAGGGTCCCTTCGTATGAGGTGTGTGAGTGAGGGGCGCAAGGGCTGCTCCGGCCTTGTCTGTGATGCGCCGGGCAAATCCTTGTGTTGTGTCAACGTCTTCATTGGCTGTTGTGTTCCCTGACATGAGCAGCGATTGAACGACGTTTCTGCGTATGCCTTTGGGTGCGAAACGAGGCTCTTCCGGTGATGGAAGAGCCTCGCGACGATGTACCCCCGGCGGGACTCGAACCCGCACTGAAGCCATTTTAAGTGG
This region of Dermatophilus congolensis genomic DNA includes:
- a CDS encoding Bax inhibitor-1/YccA family protein, whose product is MSNPIFDRIDKDVSRGGYAGFGNRGPASPSSFGQFGSQPQYGQMTPDDLQTLYDTPAASPAASHKLTVDDVVMKSLLLFGILLSVGAAAFFLLPVKLSGVAMLGSIVVTLVLGIIIAMKQNVSVPLIIAYAAFEGLLVGVVTRTFAFAYSGVVSTAIVATLAVFAAMFIGWKTGFVKVTDRTRRIFGMAILGYMIFGVINLIAAWAFKANGGAGLLTFGSPIAIGVSLLAVGLAAYSLAMDFDSIDRAVAAQVPQKYSWLLAHGLMVTVIWLYLELLRLIAQLQGRD